The following coding sequences are from one Hymenobacter sp. DG25A window:
- a CDS encoding LysM peptidoglycan-binding domain-containing protein, producing the protein MSTSFRTSALLLFLATVARPTLGQTLPELKPDAPSADDTLRAQQQLLRADSLVAEPAFSPDSAMLVWRQTPPAVRDLVADRIACYESDMPLVFNNTVMAFVNYFTVRNRTYTQRILERQNLYFPLFEKYLAKYHLPQDLKYLAVVESALLPQARSHAGAVGLWQFMGPTAGDLRLRRDEFVDERMNPEKSTEAACKYLRDLYRYFGDWELVLAAYNYGSGNINKAIRRAGGQRSFWAIYNYLPKETRNYVPTFTATLYTLNYAKEHGLHSETLNYRYPEPTDTLLISGRSLDLYKLAKSMGLDSTTILSYNPELRKYYIPESFRNYPLQVPSCVRTELVAQDRNTLLDYCKVTLPPPAPIIPLNPLLNGVDSSRTAVAASEPTAPAEKPRYRRARHTVRRGETVASVAGRYDVDPSQIRRWNKLRKGQKLVARQQVFVYVPVADEKVETVAAVKSKRTVPARLATVAAPKSMADTAIAVAKVTPSAPVAAEEQIQARTPEVTLPTRKAAEKPSPRPARTVAAITIEKTNTEPSVARPTTSTDDDSLPAEYVVRPGDYLTKVAREQGLTVAQLTTWNRLESSQVVPGQKLVLHAPGPDEAVAEAHPKAKEQRTATAGPKKAARSTPMPARVHLVQPGDTLYNISRRYQGVTVEQLRKLNHLTSDEVKPGQKLIVQG; encoded by the coding sequence ATGAGTACATCGTTCCGCACTTCCGCCCTGCTTCTTTTCCTGGCCACCGTGGCTCGCCCTACCCTGGGGCAAACCCTGCCCGAACTGAAACCGGACGCGCCCAGTGCGGACGATACGCTGCGTGCCCAGCAACAGCTGCTGCGCGCTGACTCTTTGGTAGCCGAGCCGGCGTTTTCGCCGGACTCGGCCATGCTGGTTTGGCGCCAGACTCCGCCGGCCGTGCGGGACCTGGTAGCCGACCGGATTGCCTGCTACGAGTCCGACATGCCGCTGGTGTTCAACAACACGGTAATGGCCTTCGTGAATTACTTCACGGTGCGCAACCGTACGTACACCCAGCGCATATTGGAGCGCCAGAATCTGTATTTCCCGCTGTTTGAGAAGTATCTGGCCAAGTACCATTTGCCGCAGGATCTGAAATACCTGGCCGTGGTAGAATCGGCGCTGCTGCCCCAGGCCCGCTCCCATGCCGGAGCCGTGGGCTTGTGGCAGTTTATGGGCCCCACCGCCGGCGACCTGCGCCTACGCCGCGACGAGTTTGTGGATGAGCGCATGAATCCGGAGAAATCGACGGAGGCGGCCTGCAAGTATCTACGGGATTTGTACCGCTACTTCGGCGACTGGGAGCTGGTGCTGGCGGCGTATAACTACGGCAGCGGCAACATCAACAAGGCTATCCGGCGGGCCGGTGGGCAGCGTAGCTTCTGGGCTATTTATAACTACCTGCCGAAGGAAACGCGCAATTACGTACCCACTTTCACGGCTACGCTCTACACGCTTAACTACGCCAAGGAGCACGGCCTGCACTCCGAGACGCTGAACTACCGCTACCCGGAGCCAACCGATACGCTGCTGATTTCCGGCCGCTCGCTGGATCTGTATAAGCTGGCGAAGTCGATGGGGCTGGACTCCACTACGATTCTCAGCTACAACCCGGAGCTGCGCAAGTACTACATCCCCGAGTCCTTCCGGAACTACCCGCTGCAGGTACCCAGCTGCGTGCGCACCGAGCTGGTAGCCCAGGACCGCAACACGCTGCTGGACTACTGTAAAGTAACGCTGCCCCCACCAGCGCCCATCATCCCGCTTAACCCGCTGCTGAATGGGGTTGATTCAAGCCGCACGGCTGTGGCCGCCAGCGAACCGACAGCCCCAGCAGAGAAACCCCGATACCGGCGGGCGCGCCACACGGTGCGCCGCGGAGAAACCGTGGCCAGCGTAGCAGGCCGATACGATGTAGACCCCAGCCAGATCCGGCGGTGGAACAAGCTGCGCAAAGGACAAAAGCTGGTAGCCAGGCAGCAGGTTTTCGTATATGTACCCGTGGCTGATGAAAAAGTCGAAACGGTTGCCGCGGTAAAGTCTAAGCGGACCGTACCAGCCAGGCTGGCTACCGTAGCGGCGCCAAAAAGCATGGCCGATACGGCAATAGCGGTAGCCAAGGTTACGCCTTCTGCGCCAGTGGCAGCAGAAGAGCAAATCCAGGCCAGGACGCCGGAAGTAACCCTGCCAACCCGGAAAGCTGCTGAGAAGCCTTCACCACGCCCGGCACGCACGGTAGCGGCTATTACTATAGAGAAAACCAATACGGAGCCATCCGTAGCCCGCCCCACCACCAGCACCGATGATGACAGCCTGCCGGCGGAATATGTAGTGCGCCCCGGCGACTATCTGACCAAAGTAGCCCGCGAGCAGGGATTAACCGTAGCCCAGCTTACCACCTGGAACCGGCTGGAATCAAGTCAGGTGGTGCCCGGGCAGAAGCTGGTGTTGCACGCACCGGGCCCGGACGAAGCCGTAGCCGAGGCCCATCCCAAAGCCAAGGAGCAGCGCACTGCAACAGCAGGCCCCAAAAAGGCCGCCCGCTCTACCCCCATGCCGGCCCGCGTGCACCTGGTACAGCCTGGCGACACCTTATATAACATCTCGCGCCGCTACCAGGGCGTTACCGTGGAACAGTTGCGTAAGCTCAACCACCTGACTTCGGATGAAGTGAAGCCCGGCCAGAAGCTGATTGTGCAGGGCTAA
- the gatA gene encoding Asp-tRNA(Asn)/Glu-tRNA(Gln) amidotransferase subunit GatA — protein MRRFNSLTEVRHELTAGTMTCRQLVEYYLDNIQQKSHLNAFLEVFADEARAQADAVDAKLAAGTAGRLAGMVIGLKDVLAYKDHALQSSSHILDGFKSLYTATAVQRLIDEDVIIIGRQNCDEFAMGASNETSYFGPVRNEVDPERVSGGSSGGSAVAVQADLCLASLGTDTGGSVRQPAAFCGVIGFKPTYSRISRYGLSAYASSFDQVGTLTRSVEDAALLLELMAGPDNFDSTGSQREVPAYSQLLEPAPHYRIAYIRDCMERPGLNPEIKAATEDALEQLRSQGHVVEAVEFPYLDYIVPTYYILTTAEASSNLSRYDGVKFGYRAPDATDLESLYKKTRSQGFGPEVQRRILLGTFVLSASYYDAYYTKAQRVRRLIKETTDELLRQYDFLVLPTTPTTAFRIGENKKDTLAMYLADIFTVQASLAGVPAVSVPFGQDAAGLPIGLQILSGSFREEHLLAFSKSVTETLTPAAT, from the coding sequence TTGAGACGCTTTAACTCCCTCACGGAAGTTCGCCACGAGCTGACGGCAGGCACTATGACCTGTCGTCAGCTCGTGGAGTATTATCTGGATAATATTCAGCAGAAAAGCCACCTGAATGCTTTTCTGGAAGTATTCGCTGATGAAGCCCGTGCCCAGGCCGATGCCGTGGACGCCAAGCTGGCCGCCGGCACGGCGGGCCGCCTGGCCGGTATGGTCATTGGTCTGAAGGACGTGCTGGCCTACAAGGACCACGCCCTGCAGAGCAGCAGCCACATTCTGGACGGCTTCAAATCCCTGTACACAGCCACGGCCGTGCAGCGCCTCATCGACGAAGATGTTATCATCATCGGCCGCCAGAACTGCGACGAGTTTGCCATGGGTGCCTCCAACGAGACGTCTTACTTTGGCCCCGTGCGCAATGAGGTAGACCCCGAGCGGGTATCCGGTGGTTCATCGGGCGGCTCGGCTGTGGCCGTGCAGGCTGATCTGTGCCTGGCTTCGCTGGGTACGGATACGGGCGGCTCGGTGCGTCAGCCGGCTGCTTTCTGCGGTGTCATTGGCTTCAAGCCTACGTATTCGCGCATCTCGCGCTACGGGCTTTCCGCTTATGCTTCCTCTTTTGATCAGGTGGGTACCCTCACCCGCTCGGTGGAAGATGCGGCGCTGCTTCTGGAGCTGATGGCCGGCCCCGATAATTTCGACAGCACCGGCAGCCAGCGCGAAGTGCCGGCTTACAGCCAGCTGCTGGAGCCCGCCCCGCATTACCGCATTGCCTACATTCGAGATTGTATGGAGCGCCCGGGCCTGAACCCGGAAATTAAAGCGGCCACGGAAGATGCCCTGGAGCAGCTGCGCAGCCAGGGCCACGTGGTAGAAGCGGTAGAATTCCCCTACCTCGACTACATCGTACCCACCTATTACATCCTGACCACCGCCGAAGCCAGCTCTAACCTGAGCCGCTACGACGGAGTGAAGTTCGGCTACCGCGCCCCCGACGCTACCGATCTGGAGTCGCTCTACAAGAAAACCCGCTCCCAGGGCTTCGGCCCCGAGGTGCAGCGGCGCATTCTGCTGGGCACCTTCGTGCTTTCGGCCAGCTACTACGACGCTTACTATACCAAAGCGCAGCGCGTGCGACGCCTCATCAAGGAAACAACCGATGAGCTGCTGCGTCAGTACGACTTCCTGGTGCTGCCCACTACGCCTACTACCGCTTTCCGCATTGGGGAGAATAAAAAAGATACTTTAGCAATGTATCTTGCTGATATATTTACTGTTCAGGCTTCCTTGGCAGGCGTTCCGGCTGTTTCTGTTCCCTTTGGTCAGGACGCTGCCGGGCTGCCTATTGGCCTGCAGATTCTGAGCGGCTCCTTCCGCGAAGAACATCTGCTTGCCTTTTCCAAGTCCGTCACGGAAACCTTAACCCCGGCCGCTACTTGA
- the tatA gene encoding twin-arginine translocase TatA/TatE family subunit, protein MNTPFLLFLGDLGGGELMLIMVVILIFFGANKIPELARGLGKGIREFKDASREIRSEIENSGQPQQPQQPYQQQFNQQYAAPQQPVTPPVAPTHVAPPMDGGITPLTPEEQHRLDQPTN, encoded by the coding sequence ATGAATACTCCATTTCTTCTTTTTCTGGGTGACCTGGGTGGTGGTGAGCTAATGCTGATCATGGTGGTTATCCTGATTTTCTTTGGCGCCAACAAAATACCCGAGCTGGCGCGGGGACTGGGCAAAGGCATTCGGGAGTTCAAGGATGCTTCGCGGGAAATCCGCAGCGAGATTGAAAACTCCGGTCAGCCGCAGCAGCCCCAGCAGCCTTACCAGCAGCAGTTCAACCAGCAATACGCCGCTCCGCAGCAGCCGGTGACCCCTCCAGTGGCCCCCACCCACGTAGCGCCTCCCATGGATGGGGGCATTACCCCGCTTACTCCCGAAGAGCAGCACCGCTTAGATCAACCGACCAACTGA
- a CDS encoding twin-arginine translocase TatA/TatE family subunit, giving the protein MRIQDFNFKTGPQGPCAMTFATLLLGIGNFGGTELLLIGLAIILLFGAKRIPELFRGMGQGIREFKDASKEEKPEYRDGPSNPNNPTQPRQ; this is encoded by the coding sequence GTGCGTATACAAGATTTCAACTTCAAAACCGGCCCCCAAGGGCCTTGTGCCATGACATTCGCCACACTTCTTCTGGGTATCGGTAACTTCGGAGGCACCGAGCTTCTGCTTATCGGCCTCGCTATTATTCTGCTATTTGGTGCTAAGCGTATTCCGGAATTGTTCCGGGGCATGGGCCAGGGCATCCGCGAGTTTAAGGATGCTTCAAAGGAGGAAAAGCCCGAGTACCGGGATGGTCCTTCCAACCCCAACAATCCTACGCAACCACGTCAGTAA
- a CDS encoding GAF domain-containing DNA-binding protein, with product MKVVNEEARLEALHSYQVLDTPPEPSLDALTRLAALICGTPISLVSLVDAERQWFKSNLGLEAKQQTPRNMAFCQHAMFTEKDVYEVKNATEDPLFQDNPLVTDEPSIRFYAGAPLLTPEGFPLGTLCTLHTEPHELTTQQREALVILAKEVSMHLELRRTQLLLEQEKQKLEGLLKMANDSAQALYMGSRNEIFVKHEQKLLRVKITDINYIEALGDYVNIHTTTERLTIYTTMKDIESKLPARTFVRVHRKYIVQLDKINSIEADAVMIDGSKGALEIPIGQSYRAGLMGRLNLI from the coding sequence ATGAAGGTAGTTAATGAAGAAGCGCGGCTAGAGGCGCTGCATAGCTACCAGGTGCTGGATACACCGCCCGAGCCTTCTCTGGACGCCTTAACCCGGCTGGCTGCCCTGATCTGCGGAACGCCCATTTCCCTGGTTTCGCTGGTTGATGCGGAGCGGCAGTGGTTTAAGTCGAATCTGGGGCTGGAAGCCAAGCAACAGACGCCGCGCAATATGGCCTTCTGCCAGCACGCCATGTTCACGGAAAAGGACGTGTACGAAGTAAAGAATGCCACGGAAGACCCCTTATTTCAGGATAACCCCCTGGTGACGGATGAACCCAGCATTCGGTTCTATGCCGGGGCCCCGTTGCTTACCCCGGAGGGTTTTCCCTTGGGCACCCTATGCACTCTGCATACCGAGCCCCATGAGCTGACCACGCAGCAACGGGAGGCCCTCGTAATTCTGGCTAAAGAAGTGTCTATGCATCTGGAGCTGCGGCGCACCCAGCTGTTGCTGGAGCAGGAAAAGCAGAAGCTGGAAGGGCTGTTGAAAATGGCCAACGACTCGGCACAGGCCCTGTACATGGGCAGCCGCAATGAGATTTTCGTGAAGCACGAGCAGAAGCTACTGCGCGTAAAAATCACCGACATCAACTACATCGAAGCGCTGGGAGACTACGTGAACATTCACACTACCACCGAGCGCCTGACGATTTATACCACCATGAAGGATATCGAGTCGAAGCTGCCGGCGCGCACCTTCGTCCGGGTGCATCGTAAGTATATAGTACAGTTGGATAAAATTAACTCTATCGAAGCCGATGCGGTAATGATAGACGGCTCAAAAGGAGCCCTGGAGATACCCATTGGCCAGTCTTACCGGGCGGGTCTTATGGGACGCCTAAATCTTATTTGA
- a CDS encoding murein hydrolase activator EnvC family protein has protein sequence MCGKSKARFAFLLMLVMLAFSGMSQTRRTSRTGRTKAQLEREKRNALREIRETSRILQQTQQRKEATIGQLNALKEKIAGQQNVINNISSELKYLDSDVRQTENQVQQTQQTLQQLKEEYSRLIYASAKTANSYNRIMFLFASESFNQMLRRLQYVRQYSEVRKAQAAQITNTQEKLSRQLTGLHAKRQEKSSLLSSQLTENRNLLTIKTQQDQVVTQLSRQEEILRQKLATRQKAVSRLDNLIAQRVREEIARAARAAAAKAAQRAATASRGNAPVRSPGSTARNAPAEAEVERTDRVTLTPETAVLSSSFADNRGRLLWPVGRGFIAQRFGKHPHPVLKHVVVENRGVDIQTNSGETVRSVFEGKVLTVASIAGMNNIVMIQHGEYFTVYAKLRSVSVSEGQHVEARQAIGTVYTDSEGTSEVQFQVWRNSANLNPENWLGRK, from the coding sequence ATGTGCGGAAAAAGTAAGGCGCGCTTTGCCTTTTTGCTGATGCTGGTGATGCTGGCCTTCTCCGGCATGTCCCAGACGCGGCGCACCAGCCGCACCGGGCGTACCAAAGCCCAGCTGGAGCGGGAAAAGCGCAACGCCCTGCGCGAGATTCGCGAAACCAGCCGTATTCTGCAGCAAACCCAGCAGCGCAAAGAAGCCACCATTGGCCAGCTGAATGCGCTGAAGGAGAAAATTGCGGGTCAGCAGAACGTCATCAACAATATTTCCAGCGAGCTGAAGTATCTGGACTCCGATGTGCGCCAGACGGAAAACCAGGTGCAGCAGACCCAGCAAACCCTGCAGCAGCTGAAGGAAGAGTATTCGCGGCTGATTTATGCCTCGGCCAAAACGGCCAACAGCTACAACCGCATCATGTTCCTGTTTGCCTCGGAGTCGTTCAACCAGATGCTGCGGCGCCTCCAGTATGTGCGCCAGTACTCAGAGGTACGCAAGGCCCAGGCCGCCCAGATTACCAATACCCAGGAAAAACTGAGCCGGCAGCTTACCGGGCTGCATGCCAAGCGTCAGGAGAAATCGAGCCTGCTCTCTAGCCAGCTCACCGAGAACCGCAACCTGCTGACCATTAAAACCCAGCAGGACCAGGTGGTTACACAGCTCAGCCGCCAGGAAGAAATCCTGCGCCAGAAGCTGGCCACCCGGCAGAAAGCCGTCAGCCGCCTGGATAACCTGATTGCCCAGCGCGTGCGGGAGGAAATTGCCCGTGCGGCCCGCGCAGCCGCCGCCAAAGCTGCCCAGCGGGCCGCCACGGCCAGCCGCGGCAACGCGCCGGTGCGTAGCCCTGGCAGCACGGCCCGCAATGCCCCAGCCGAGGCGGAAGTAGAGCGTACGGACCGCGTAACGCTGACCCCCGAAACGGCAGTGCTTTCTTCTTCTTTTGCGGATAACCGGGGCCGCCTGCTGTGGCCTGTTGGCCGCGGCTTTATTGCCCAGCGCTTTGGCAAGCACCCGCACCCCGTGTTAAAGCACGTGGTAGTGGAAAACCGGGGCGTCGATATTCAAACCAACTCCGGTGAAACCGTGCGCTCGGTGTTCGAGGGCAAAGTGCTGACGGTGGCCAGCATTGCGGGCATGAACAACATTGTCATGATTCAGCACGGGGAGTACTTCACGGTATATGCCAAGCTGCGCAGCGTGAGCGTGAGCGAGGGGCAGCACGTAGAGGCGCGGCAGGCCATTGGCACTGTATACACAGACTCGGAGGGAACCAGTGAGGTACAATTCCAAGTATGGCGCAATAGTGCCAACCTGAATCCGGAAAACTGGCTGGGCCGCAAATAA
- a CDS encoding DUF4292 domain-containing protein, which produces MNRRFAPLVLALVLIMLGACTRKAIPTRPAATEVPKVVDLVRADNLDFKFLSAKGKAQIETNGEKMPNANLSLRMRKDSIIWLSVSVVGVEVLRAHLTPDSVQILDKLHREYYAGNFDYLRQRFNLPVTFQQIQALVVGNYVPSSDENTPPTVSTEGPLQKVQYQQASLFVEQLIEQTRQRVQKLAVKDQNSKTNFTVDYSDFKPLLPQPQQFANALLVMIQPPNGPASTASINFRNIDVDKERLSFPFSVPSDYVRKK; this is translated from the coding sequence ATGAATAGACGCTTCGCGCCCCTGGTGCTTGCGCTGGTGCTGATAATGCTGGGTGCCTGCACCCGTAAAGCCATACCCACCCGCCCGGCAGCCACGGAAGTGCCCAAAGTGGTTGACTTAGTACGCGCTGATAATCTGGATTTCAAGTTTCTCTCCGCCAAGGGGAAAGCTCAGATTGAAACCAATGGCGAGAAAATGCCCAATGCTAACCTGTCGCTACGCATGCGGAAAGACAGCATCATCTGGCTATCCGTATCGGTGGTAGGCGTAGAAGTATTGCGCGCCCACCTCACGCCTGATTCCGTGCAGATTCTGGATAAGCTGCATCGGGAGTACTATGCAGGCAACTTCGATTATCTGCGGCAGCGCTTTAATCTGCCCGTCACCTTCCAGCAGATTCAGGCCTTGGTAGTGGGCAACTACGTGCCTTCCTCCGATGAAAATACGCCTCCCACGGTAAGCACCGAAGGCCCCTTGCAGAAAGTGCAGTACCAGCAGGCCTCGCTGTTTGTGGAGCAGCTGATAGAGCAAACCCGGCAGCGGGTGCAGAAGCTGGCCGTGAAGGACCAGAACAGCAAGACCAACTTCACGGTAGACTATTCTGACTTTAAGCCGCTGCTGCCCCAGCCGCAGCAGTTTGCCAATGCGCTGCTGGTGATGATTCAGCCGCCCAACGGGCCGGCATCCACCGCCTCCATCAACTTCCGTAATATCGACGTGGATAAGGAGCGTCTTTCGTTCCCGTTCTCGGTGCCCTCAGATTATGTGCGGAAAAAGTAA
- a CDS encoding tetratricopeptide repeat protein, translating into MPRSSAFFVLLLLTLVLGAGPIMAQQPAAKTEKPAKRQKLTRKERRELKHRAAVEQARQQVHELTEKERELSESYFVEGVKYALLEDYTKSLERLLAAYRINPNNAAINYKIAETNLLTGNLKDATNFATAALKLDAKNPYYYLLLAQIYASQKQFDEAAQVYTTLIRDVPDSGNYLFNLADLYLAQNKLPEALATLEQAEKQFGPLDEVSFKKQQIYLRQNNLDKALQEGEALITANPNEVRYVLAQAEMYAANSRLPDAIRVANQALAQDPDNPQAHMILADVYRQQNNPTESQVHLKQAFSSPGLDIDQKVRILVDYIKQLPNPALEKPALELADITMRAHPKEAKAFAVAGDIQSITEHKKEARASYLKALKLDNSKFQIWQQVVLIDAELNQKDSLLVHSNRALELFPNQAVFWFYNGTAHLMNKSAPKGVKALEYGKKLAADNPELQAQFDIQLGDAYHELKDYAKSDAAYDAALVFDANNAQALNNYSYFLSLRGEKLEKAKEMSGKLVKQFPDNGTYLDTYAWVLYKMKDYAGARQYLEKALKSSKDGTVTEHYGDVLFQLGDIAGAYTQWQQAKRLGGASKLLDRKLKDRKLYE; encoded by the coding sequence ATGCCTCGTTCTTCCGCTTTTTTTGTTCTGCTACTCCTGACGTTGGTGCTGGGGGCTGGGCCGATTATGGCACAGCAGCCCGCAGCCAAAACGGAGAAACCGGCCAAGCGCCAGAAGCTCACGCGCAAGGAACGGCGCGAGCTAAAGCACCGCGCGGCCGTGGAGCAGGCCCGCCAGCAGGTGCACGAGTTGACGGAAAAAGAGCGGGAGCTAAGCGAGTCTTACTTTGTGGAGGGCGTGAAGTATGCCCTGCTGGAGGACTACACCAAGTCTCTGGAACGGCTGCTGGCCGCCTACCGCATCAACCCCAACAATGCCGCCATCAACTACAAGATTGCGGAAACCAACCTGCTGACCGGCAACCTGAAGGATGCCACCAACTTTGCCACCGCAGCCCTGAAGCTGGACGCGAAGAACCCCTACTATTATTTACTGCTGGCGCAGATCTACGCCTCCCAGAAGCAGTTTGATGAGGCTGCCCAGGTGTACACCACCCTGATCAGGGACGTGCCCGATTCAGGAAACTACCTGTTTAACCTAGCCGACCTGTACCTGGCGCAGAACAAGCTGCCCGAAGCCCTGGCCACTCTGGAGCAGGCCGAAAAGCAATTTGGTCCCCTGGATGAGGTATCGTTCAAGAAGCAGCAGATTTACCTGCGCCAAAACAACCTCGACAAAGCCCTGCAGGAAGGCGAGGCCCTGATTACGGCCAACCCCAACGAAGTGCGCTACGTGCTGGCCCAGGCCGAAATGTATGCCGCCAACAGCCGCCTGCCCGATGCTATCCGGGTAGCAAACCAGGCCCTTGCCCAGGACCCCGACAACCCCCAGGCGCACATGATTCTGGCCGACGTGTACCGGCAGCAGAATAACCCTACGGAGTCACAAGTCCATTTAAAGCAGGCGTTCAGCAGCCCGGGGCTGGATATTGACCAGAAAGTCCGGATTCTGGTGGACTATATTAAGCAGCTACCCAACCCCGCGCTGGAAAAGCCCGCCCTGGAGCTGGCCGACATTACCATGCGCGCCCACCCCAAGGAAGCCAAGGCATTTGCCGTGGCCGGGGATATTCAGTCTATTACGGAGCACAAGAAAGAGGCCCGCGCCTCCTACCTCAAAGCCCTAAAACTGGACAACTCCAAGTTTCAGATCTGGCAGCAGGTAGTTTTGATTGACGCCGAGCTGAATCAGAAGGATTCGCTGCTGGTGCATTCCAACCGTGCCCTGGAGCTGTTCCCCAATCAGGCGGTGTTCTGGTTTTATAACGGCACAGCGCATCTGATGAACAAAAGCGCCCCCAAGGGCGTGAAGGCGCTGGAGTACGGCAAGAAGCTGGCCGCCGACAACCCCGAGCTGCAGGCGCAGTTTGATATTCAGCTGGGCGACGCCTACCACGAGCTGAAGGACTATGCCAAGTCAGATGCGGCCTATGATGCCGCGCTGGTATTTGACGCCAACAATGCTCAGGCGCTGAATAACTATAGCTACTTCCTGTCGTTGCGCGGCGAGAAGCTGGAAAAGGCCAAGGAAATGTCGGGCAAGCTGGTGAAACAGTTTCCGGACAATGGTACTTACCTGGACACCTATGCCTGGGTGCTGTATAAAATGAAAGACTATGCCGGTGCCCGGCAGTACCTGGAGAAGGCGCTGAAGTCCTCCAAAGACGGCACCGTAACGGAACATTACGGCGACGTTCTGTTCCAACTTGGCGATATTGCCGGCGCATATACGCAATGGCAGCAAGCCAAGCGCCTGGGCGGGGCCTCCAAACTCCTCGACCGGAAGCTCAAAGACCGTAAATTGTATGAATAG
- a CDS encoding sugar nucleotidyltransferase: MRIIVPMAGMGKRMRPHTLTVPKPLIPIAGKPIVQRLVEDIAKVCGEQVEEVAFIVGRFGTEVEKSLVQIAESVGAKGSIYYQDEPLGTAHAILCAKESLTGPVVVAFADTLFKADFTLDSSVPGTIWVQRVDDPKPFGVVKLDEQGHITDFVEKPQEFVSDLAIIGIYYFQDGDYLREELQYLLDNDIKDKGEYQLTNALENMKNKGTVFVPGRVTEWLDCGNKDATVYTNQRYLEYLQERGENLVAASAQLTNSVLIPPVYIGENVIINNSVVGPHVSIGSHTAVRDSVLSNTIVQQSATVLHANVTNSMIGNHATVTGKPDDLSLGDYNVVRV; this comes from the coding sequence ATGAGAATCATCGTCCCGATGGCCGGCATGGGCAAACGCATGCGCCCCCATACGCTCACTGTTCCCAAGCCCCTGATTCCGATTGCCGGCAAGCCCATTGTGCAGCGCCTGGTAGAGGACATTGCCAAAGTGTGCGGCGAGCAGGTAGAAGAAGTGGCCTTCATTGTGGGTCGATTCGGGACGGAAGTAGAGAAAAGCCTCGTGCAGATTGCCGAGTCAGTGGGCGCTAAAGGCTCCATCTACTATCAGGACGAGCCCCTGGGCACGGCCCACGCTATTCTCTGCGCCAAAGAATCTCTGACCGGCCCGGTGGTAGTGGCTTTCGCGGATACGCTGTTCAAAGCGGATTTCACGCTGGACTCCTCCGTGCCCGGCACCATCTGGGTGCAGCGCGTAGACGACCCCAAGCCGTTTGGCGTGGTGAAGCTGGACGAACAGGGCCACATCACGGATTTCGTGGAGAAGCCCCAGGAGTTTGTTTCCGATCTGGCCATCATCGGCATTTACTACTTCCAGGACGGCGACTATCTGCGCGAAGAGTTGCAGTACCTGCTCGATAACGACATCAAGGACAAAGGCGAGTACCAGCTCACCAATGCCCTGGAGAACATGAAAAATAAAGGCACCGTGTTTGTGCCCGGCCGCGTAACCGAGTGGCTGGACTGCGGCAATAAGGATGCTACCGTGTACACCAACCAGCGCTACCTGGAATACCTGCAGGAGCGCGGCGAAAACCTGGTAGCTGCCTCGGCCCAGCTGACCAACAGCGTGCTGATTCCGCCGGTTTATATCGGCGAAAACGTCATCATCAACAATTCGGTGGTGGGTCCGCACGTTTCCATCGGCAGCCACACCGCCGTGCGCGACTCCGTGCTGTCCAACACCATCGTGCAGCAGTCGGCTACGGTGCTGCACGCCAACGTAACCAACTCCATGATTGGCAACCACGCCACGGTAACGGGCAAGCCCGATGACCTGAGCCTGGGCGACTACAACGTGGTGCGCGTATAA
- the dut gene encoding dUTP diphosphatase yields MQIPIINRSHHPLPAYQTAHAAGLDLRANLTESITLKPLQRALISTGLFLEIPVGYEAQIRPRSGLAYKHGIGIVNSPGTIDADYRGELKVLLVNLSDQEFVVEDGERIAQLIVARHETIVWEPVEELSETGRGAGGYGSTGVR; encoded by the coding sequence ATGCAGATTCCCATCATCAACCGCTCACACCACCCCTTGCCTGCTTACCAAACGGCCCACGCCGCCGGCCTCGACCTGCGCGCCAACCTGACGGAAAGCATAACGCTGAAACCTCTGCAACGTGCCCTCATTTCCACGGGTCTTTTCCTGGAAATTCCGGTGGGCTACGAGGCCCAGATCCGGCCCCGCAGCGGGCTGGCCTACAAGCACGGCATCGGCATTGTAAATAGCCCCGGCACCATTGATGCCGACTACCGGGGCGAGCTGAAGGTGCTGCTGGTTAACCTTTCCGACCAGGAGTTTGTGGTGGAAGATGGGGAACGAATTGCGCAGCTTATCGTAGCCCGGCACGAAACCATTGTGTGGGAGCCGGTAGAAGAGCTGAGCGAAACCGGCCGGGGTGCCGGCGGCTACGGCAGCACCGGAGTCCGCTAA